The genome window TGATGTTCTTGCCCGTGGTTTTGACCAGCAGCAGGTGAACTTGTTGTTCCTAAACTCCATTTATTGATGTTGAATGGTGAATAAATTGTTCTCATTCTGACCTGTTAGCCACATGCAGGTTAATTTGGTTATCAATTATGATCTTCCCAAGAAGTTTGGTATGTGCTCAGAGCCTGATTATGAGGTGTATTTGCATAGGGTTGGTAGAGCAGGGCGATTTGGTCGCAAAGGTaagtttttgattttaaaattttgcttCTTGCTTATGTCTCTTTTATGTTCAACACTTCTCTTGAATACAGTTATTAGGATATGAAATTATGCTTATTTTCTAATGACAGCAATGGGAATGATTAcaattcttctttttcaataGGCAAGACCATGATTTCCAAcattccaatattttttttgtatgcatTTTTGTAATATTTATATCCTTCATGTGCAGTGGTGTCACATTTCTTGTGAATCTTGGATGGCGTTGATATATGTTTGTGATATGGCTAAAAGTTTATATTTGATTGGTCCTGACATAACTGCTTAAACCACTGATTACTTTACTTAGATTTGCTGCCTTTAATACTATATATAGTTGTTTAAAAAATGTGATATTTATTATTCACCGCAATTGTATGTCTCTCCAGGAGCTGTCTTCAATTTGCTTATGGCGGATGAGACAGCTttaatggaaaaaattgagaagCATTTTGGGAGCCACGTTATGGAGGTAATTTTAAGGCTTCTTTTTCGTTTTTCTTTACATCTACCTTTCAGAAGGATGAAATAGCCAAATAGGGGACAACAACAATCAAACAGAACTCTGATAGtttgagtgtgtgtgtatatggtTCTCCTACAAGAGAAGCAGAATTGGCTTTGAGGTTACACATGAtagtttgtgtgtatatatttgcGCGTGCGTGACTGCATGCATGTGTGCTATATGCATGGTGTGTATTTTTTGGGATTCCAAGTCATTAAGGTACCATAAGTTGTCTAATTATGTGATTAAGAACTTCAAAGAAAATCACATTTCGATCGATTTAAGTCACGAGAGAGACTGTGTGAAAATTTTGCAAGCAAATAATGTGGGATATGGTCGGTTGATGAATACCTATTTAACTCAACTAGGGAGGGGGGAGGATGGTTAAGAATCACTTGGTATGTTATGATTGATGTGGCTGTCGTTACCTTTGGGAGGATGCTGTACTTAAAAGTTCTTTCCAGATACTGTCGATATGATCTTTAATGgagattaaaattaaaatattcgaATTGTTTTACCTTCACAGAGGTTTATGCTTTTTAATGTACTATGATGCTTAGCTACGTTTACTGTGCGAAACAGGTTCCATCCTGGAATAATGTCGAGGACTTCAAGGTTGCTCTTAAGACTGCTGGTTTACTGTAAGATCCACATGATGAGGACTTAATGGGGTGCTCTCAAGGCTACCGGAATAGTGTGATTAGGAAGGCTCTGCTGATTTACTGCGGTGCTGTAATCTATGTGATACTGTTAAGAGAGCTTGAAGGAAGAAGTTACCTTATTGTACCAGTCTAGCGAACATGATTTTTGAGTGTTTGCACTTGTGAATGAGGTTTTGTCTTCCTTACTAATGGCGGGCGTTGTTtggaatttgatgccttatatTTCTCTCGAGCATCCGAATAGGCTTTCTTTTGTAGCCATGTTAACCATTAATATCCCGGTTACATGCCCCAATTTTGATGATGTTGTAGTGTTTGATCTAATTGACTTCTCCAAACCAAAGCCCAATGCCTCCAATGTGGACTAGACGAGGTTTGTCGGTCCTTGGGCCTTATAATGCCTCCATTGTGGACCTCGTGAGTCATGATAAAGTGTGAAGTTTAGTAGTAAGGGCCGGCATCGGGTCGTGCTTAGCCCTTAAAATGAGGCTCAGGCCCTACTTGGGCCTTTGGGTCCAGGTcgacttttgactatataatatttttgggaaattttttttgcaCATCACTAAAAtattaagtttacaccacttaaattaatattataagtttacacctaTATTTCAATGCACATAGACAttgcacatatatacacacacataaacagtgcacaaaaaatatatatatatatatgtatgtatgtatgtataatgcCTAATCGGGCTTAGGGTCGGTCAAAATTGACCTGAGGTGTCGGATTTCAAGTCTTGCCCCACCCCATAAATGGAGTCCAAACCCCCCGGAGACATCGGGCTGCGTTGCCTAAATCCGATATAATTTTGGGTCAGGTTGGGCCTAGACCGCGagtcaaatggtgacccctaacGTTTAGTACCTCTTTACTTGTCAGTGACATTATCAATTTATTATACTTGCAAATCTATTTCAGAGCCCTTGATGAAGTCATCACTTGGCTAATCACATCTTTGAGATGACCAAATCCAGCAACCAAATCCGCAACCATATCCACAATTTGTGGTCATAAAAAGAACCAACTATATTTCCCTCTTGATTAGTGATTCCAGATCAAAAGTACAAAACTAGAGGCGTCCCTAGGGACATGCAACATGGATAGTCGCCCAGGCCCCCAATCCATGGggcccattttatttttttaaaaaaaaactatttgtgTTATAGTTGGCCCAATCTCATTTAAGTAACatatgatatttaattattttttaaagatgaCCATTTTTTTAAAGTGCGTCCAAGATCTCGAAAACTCAATTACGTGACTGTATAAAACGAAAACTAAGAAGACTGCAATTCGTGCTTTTTGGTTAGAAATTGATTGGAACCTCAACTGAATCCAATCTGTAGCCTGCCCCAATCTATTAATTTCACCTAATTGTCAACTCTACttttcaaaaagtgaaaaagtgaGATGAGGTTGAAGTCACAGGACCTGCTTGGCCGCCACACACACCTTGACAATTTTTAAGAAGCACGTAATCTCATAATAAATTACACTTCTTTCTTATCGGGTTGACAACAAAAACACTTTTGGTTAGTTATCTTAATTAAAACGTTTGCATTATTCCTTAATTTCAAGCAATATATTTGGTTGTAGGCCATATCAAGCAAtacatcaattatatatataaaaaagttTACATAATCGCATCCTCATAACCAATACCTCGACCTTTATAGATCACACCACTTTAGGAACGGTTTGGTTTATTTcctgtttttgtgttttttgaaaattttcaaaaaaatgtcTTTctcgttttttctttttcaagctATTTTTTTAGTAATTTACAATTTTTATATGTTCGTAGGAATATTCAAAATTATCGATCATAATCAAAACAACCGATAACTCAATCGAAAATTCCATTATTTCcccaaaaaattacatatttcttcAAAGAATGATCGAAAAAACCTATCGATaaccaaaaactaaaaaattcaataaataaCTGATCGATTAATCAATTAAAAATTTATGTATAAAAATCCGACCGGTAACCAACCGGCCACCgtttaaatttatgtaaaaaaaacgAAGCATGGACAGACTTACAATAGTAAAATGGGCCACAGATATATTTTCGAGAAAACGACAAAAAATGCACTCTCAGCTCACAAATTCACAAGTCATAATATGTGAAAGTGAAAACAAGAAGAGATTGAAAGAGTAGTTATGGAAAACCAGAGCGCCACGGAGGCCGGCAACAGTGCGAGGTTGGCCATATATGAGCTGGCCAACATGATTAGCATTCCGATGTCGCTAAACGCCGTCGTACGACTCAACGTGGCCGACGCAATCTGGCAAGGTGGGGCCAACACACCACTCACTGCCTCCCAGATCCTCTCGCTCGCCCTCCCATCATCACACCGCGGTGATCCGGAGAATCTTCAGCGCTTACTCCGTATGCTCACCAGCTACGGTGTGTTCGCGGAGCATTCGAACACTGACGGTTCGGAGAGGAAATATTCCCTCACTGAGATTGGCCGAACCCTCGTAACCGACTCCGAGGGTCTCTCCTGCGCGCCTTACGTCCTGCAACATCACCAAGACGCGCTCATGAGAGCGTGGCCTCTGGTGCACGAGGCAGTGGTGGACCCCACGTCTGAGCCGTTCACGAAGGCGAACGGCGAGCCTGCATACTCGTACTATGGAAAGAAGCCTGAAATGAATGTACTGATGCAGAAGGCCATGTCCGGACTATCCGTGCCGTTCATGAAAGCAGTTTTGGACGGCTACGATGGGTTTAACGGAGTGGAACGATTGGTAGATGTTGGTGGGAGTGCAGGGGATTGCCTGCGAATGATCTTGCAGAAACACCCAACTGTGCGTGAAGGGATCAACTTCGATTTGCCAGAAGTCATAGCCAAAGCACCAAAAGTTCCaggtaattaattataaatatatgatCAGATCAAATCAGTCTGTATTTCAAATGCAACTATGAAATCTGTTTCAGAGATTTGTACTGAAAAGTGAAAATAATTTGCGTCTTTTTGTTGTTTATGGATTGTTGCAGGTGTGAGTCATGTTGGTGGTGATATGTTCAAGTCGATTCCTTCAGGGGATGCCATTTTCATGAAGGTACAGGTCTCTTGCTCCTGTGAATTATTGTTGTTATGAAGGATTGGGGATACAACGGTGCACTGTTttggaaaaatcataaatatctAGTTTAACGAGACGAATCCAATGCTATATTTTTTcccgaaacaaaaatcaaaattcaaacccCATTTTATCTCCAAATTTACATGACGCGTGAATTAActattgattataaacatacTTGTATAACCCATTTAACATTCAACACTCCACGTTAATTGGTGGTTTAATGGATGTCAGATTTTGGAGGTTTCAAATATTATTCTTAATCAAATTCATCGGGAACgaaaataaaatgttttgagtttatattacATAATCTAAAATTatcatgtctttttcatgtcgattttaatttttatttcgaatAGAAAATATACCATttgatttttctaaattttttagaTTTGTTTTTTTCCCCAACCGTTAAGAGTCCTCCTTGTTGGCACATCACAGCCTCTTTTTCCTCTGTTTAGATTTGTGTTTTTTGTGAATATCGTCTGCGCATGACTTGTGATGGTGGGGAGGGGTTAACTAGCGACCACAATATTTGTGATTGGGGATGTTTGTCATTGTCAGTCAGCAAAGTAAAAGTGGAGAGCAATAGAATATCGCCATAAACTGAGAGTCATTAAAGTATTAATTTCTTCCTGGGACTATGCCTTGGTTTGAATCATTCTTTTGTTCTTATCTCAAGACAAAGGAAGATGCTTTGCATGTCCTTTTGCCTTACGTTATCTTCTTTTTTAGGGTGTAATTTATTCAATATGagtgactttgatgctttcagattGGTGGAAATAGTCAGTCAGTGACACTTTTAACAACTTCACATTAGTATAGTTGGTATATCCTCGGGTTTAGACGTGAAAGATTCTTCAAGGTGGACGTTCGAATCGATGGGACGTAATTCCTTGGGGTTTCCTGAGTTCCATGAGCCGAGAGCTAATAGCACATTCATGCTTCCTTGGAGGAGTTAATAACCATATTCTTGGCTTCGTTACTTATAGTCTTATTTGTGCATTGAGTTTCGGCTCAGAACTAAATTGATGGCACACTGTGCGTACATGGTGGTCATTTTGGATTTAAAACTGGATCAAAGGTCACAAAGTGGTCATTGGGCTGGGGTCTTCCCGGTCACCGAAAAAAGGTCATGGCACTCATTTCTTAACAAGAAAAACAAGACCAGGGTTGTTGGGAATTGTCTATGTATACAGTTTAACTGATAAGTTGCAGATTGTTAATGCGGTAAATCAAAGTTGGGTTCTCCAGCTGAAATGTTTTTTAcacagaaaaaggaaataaatagagaTTTTTTTTAGCTCAAGACTAACAGAGCTATGTCTTTGTGATGTATTGGATATGCAGTGGATCTTGACTACATGGACAGATGATGAATGCAAGCTGATCATGAAAAATTGTTACAATGCACTACCTGTTGGGGGGAAGCTGATCGCTTGTGAGCCAGTGCTGCCGGTTCAAACTGACAACAGTCCGAGGACCCGCGCTCTGCTCGAAGGAGACATCTTTGTCATGACAATTTACAGGGCTAAAGGTAAGCATAGGACTGAAGAAGAATTCACACAGATTGGTCTCTCTGCTGGTTTCCGCAGTTTCAAATCATTCTCTGTTGATTACTTCTACACTGTGTTGGAGTTTCAAAAATGAATCATTATATCATGATCAAGGAGAGAAACTTTAATAAAATGTTATTGGGCTAGAGGAAAAACTCTGATCAATTAATCTTCCATATTAAGTTATTCTATAAGCATCTGAATGATTTATTTATAATACTACTGTTAACCTCTCTAATCTCTGTATTCTTCTATGACATGCATTTACTCTGATAGGGAACTGTTATAGCATTTTCAGGATACGGCCATTGGTCTCCATCATCCATATATGAAATGTCCATGTAGGGTTCTGCTTCATACTGCTTTAGTTGCCTCCCAAATGAGGCTCTTGAGGAATAGTCTGCTCCGGGTCAGTAGCACTGCTCACAGGACAATTGATTGGTAAATCCCGGGTCACATAGAATACTCCGCAACTCCCATGGACccgttaaaacttaaaacttgGGTCGAAGTCCTATGCAGGAAGATAATGTAGGGTGACATTTGCACAAGCTGTGCTGAGTAATGGTTCATTTCGCAAATTGCGATAATAGAAACACCAATGAGACTTGAACTCGTGACCTTCCGCTTGTGATAAGAGTGACCCATTGTTGATACATAGCATGTGTGACATTAACAATTCTAAACCAGTGGTTTAATACTCTGATTGAGATAGAGACAATATTAAGTTAGTTTAAGGGGAGAAGAGGTAATAGCAATTAGGATCAACAAGAGACTGGTCTCTAGAGAGGTCTCTCCAATCATTCCATCCATATGGAGACACTGACATCAGACATGTATAGTATGTTTTCGCTACGGAGTTGATGGTGCAACCCTGCCATATACTGAATTAGTCTCAATGACTACTAGTCATATTGAACAAAATATCTTAAACTGCGCAATTGAAGACAAATAACAATGCTTGACTGAGAAGCTACAGGACATTGATTGAAGATTCTTAGAGATGACTAAGTACCTCAAAGAGTGATCTAGCTAGCTTTTCCAAAAATGAAATCGATGGAGCCTTGGATCAAGCATTCTTTGAAATACTGACTGCCACGATATAGTTTTATTCTCTATATAGTTTGAGCTGGAGAGTATTGGGCTGTGAGTGGAGTTTGGGCCGTGCCTTAGCTGGggtgttttgcttttggattaTGGGTTGGCCCCAGCTAAAGCACTTCTTGGGCCCTGGGCCTTGTTTCTTGGGCTGTGGGCAgtgttttcttgatttgtttcGTTTGGGTGgcatatcctttttttttttttgggatttcaTTCATCTTGGGGTCTGCGTCTCGTACTtttatacaaatttttttttctcaatgcaATGTtactttaagagtgtgtttggattttggattgaggaatttgagggaagggaagggaaggaaatCTCCCCGTAATTCTCTTTAAATCCATCATCTTAATGAAATCTTTACCACAATGCTCTTTAAATATCTCTCCTTaatttttctaaactatctAAACAAATGAATTAGAAGGACACTccatttcccttcccttctcttcccttcccttctcttcccttcccccaaatccctcaatccaaacacactataaaaaaaaaaaccagaacaaGGTATGTTATTTGTAGGATCAAAGCATTGAAAATATGTAATTGGGTCATATCAATGTGAATTTCCAACTAGTCAAGTAAAACAGACAACATTACcagtaaaaaaagaaattgttgcagtgaaaaaacaaattgttttgtttgggtggcatttcccttttttttttgtgggattTCATTCATCTTGGGGCATGCGTCTCGTActtttatacaatttttttttctcaacgcCATGTtactttaagagtgtgtttggactTTGAATTGAGGAATTTGGGGGAAGAGAATGAAATCTTCCCCCTAATTCTCTCCAAATTCATCCTCTTAATGAAATCTTTACCCCAATCCTCTTCAAATATCTCTTCTTATTTTCTAAACAATTCAAACAAATGAAATAGACGGACACTCCATTtctcttcccccaaatccctcaatccaaacacacaataaaaaataaagaaaaccagaACAAGGTATGTTATTTGTAGGATGAAAGCATTAAAAATATGTAATTGGGTCATATCAGTGTGAATTTCCAACTATTCAAGTAAAACAGACAACATTACcagtaaaaaaagaaattgttgcAGTGAAACTAGTAAAGACAGAGATGCTATAATAATTCATGCTGGAGACAGGTGCAGTATTGAAACTAAAACATAGATGGAGACATTTGGGGAATCTATTGCTCAATAACTCAAGCAATGTGTTTAAACACAAAACTCAcacaagctatatatatatattatatagtacTGCAATTACAAACCCAGGTGGCCTGAGGACTACTACATAGATATGAGAAGCAAAACACCATAAAAGCACATTCATGACACATAATGCGTCAATTTtattccatgaaatgaaaaaccAACACAATCTAGGTCACCCTTACGATTGTTTCCTCGATCAAGCTCAGATCACTTGAACGAAGAGAGACACCGAGCTGGAAGTAGTAGAATGCCAAAGGATCGAAGTTGCCCTATGCAGAGAGACACAGTCCCCTTAACAAGGCGATTCAGTTCCATATTTGATCACCACCACGTCTCCAGAATCGCCGTGAAGGGacattgaaaatgaaattagaaaacaaacaagaaatgacCTGACCACCCCCCACCACCACTTTGATAAGAGCCATTGACATGGGGGGGTGGTGGTCATGGAGGGAGTGAAAAAGCTGTAGCTTCACATGATGGGATGATGGTGAAGTACTAAGAGGGTTTGGATATGAAGAATGTGTTGGTTGTTAtagggttttgttttcttggtcTTGAGGGCAATAAAAGGCAGAGATGACTTAAGTAGGAGAAGTGTTGTCACTTTATGTTAAAGCAGACTACAAATAAAGAAAAGTTAGGGAGTGGAGGGAGCATGTTTTAGCATCTTCCATAGGATATACCATTGTCAATTCCACCTCCTTTCCTCCACATCTGATCACAACACTTATCCTTTTCATTTTCTCAtctttcatccatttttttctttcagagtgttagaatatgtataaattatgTAAAATGACCCAACCTAACAAGTAAACTTTTTGGGTTGAATGGTGTTAGTATTAGTTACTCACTTGGGGTGACAACAAATTGGGGTTTTAAATTTCAGAAGTTAATGTTTCAACTTTGAACCCAAGTCTTCCTGCTTTGATATCTtattaagattagttattttaccattcaacccaataagttaggtaaagtaactaatcttaacaagaaACATACACCAATATTATATATTCATCTAAGGGTTGATATTCTCTTGCAATTGATCTTTCTATATTTTTAGCCGTTCAATCAACTTGATTCTACTTTTACACATTAGGCCTCAGTATAGATGTTTTGAGCTTCACCAAGGGTCACCAAgcactttttatttatttattctttgttcTTTAGCCTTATGTCTGTCTGAGTaagatttcatatttttaaatGACACCAGCAGGATCATTCTTTGATTTCATTGAACAAGAAGTTTGATTATCTTATTTTGTTTACGTAATCGCTTTAAAGCAGGTTTTGCGCTTTGATGAGTCATGTTGTATTGTATTCAGACAATGGCTGTGAATTGAATTGTGAAGGAAGACTTAATATAGTGGTTTTGTCAAACAGGCTCTCTGTAATACCATAGCGtgcaaaaactttttttttttttcctaaaaagcGAGAAAAAGAGCATACAAGAAGATTTGAGATTCATGTAGCCAGGAAACTATGCTAGAGTCAAGAATTCTGATTATA of Tripterygium wilfordii isolate XIE 37 chromosome 13, ASM1340144v1, whole genome shotgun sequence contains these proteins:
- the LOC120013831 gene encoding nicotinate N-methyltransferase 1, with the translated sequence MENQSATEAGNSARLAIYELANMISIPMSLNAVVRLNVADAIWQGGANTPLTASQILSLALPSSHRGDPENLQRLLRMLTSYGVFAEHSNTDGSERKYSLTEIGRTLVTDSEGLSCAPYVLQHHQDALMRAWPLVHEAVVDPTSEPFTKANGEPAYSYYGKKPEMNVLMQKAMSGLSVPFMKAVLDGYDGFNGVERLVDVGGSAGDCLRMILQKHPTVREGINFDLPEVIAKAPKVPGVSHVGGDMFKSIPSGDAIFMKWILTTWTDDECKLIMKNCYNALPVGGKLIACEPVLPVQTDNSPRTRALLEGDIFVMTIYRAKGKHRTEEEFTQIGLSAGFRSFKSFSVDYFYTVLEFQK